A DNA window from Leopardus geoffroyi isolate Oge1 chromosome A1, O.geoffroyi_Oge1_pat1.0, whole genome shotgun sequence contains the following coding sequences:
- the ZFP62 gene encoding zinc finger protein 62 homolog isoform X3 has product MSHLKTRGTENEESTEKYENDGNAESVWPKVEGFHKDHIQESKVGETCDWDSKVESQLDNPEGKRRMEDKSGTREKIGKAKNTANIKMEQEDEASEKSLYPSSKHITHQTVPIEQISSEQDKCVENLNGNSHPGLQQKTSAAKKSHRCEECGKSFKYNSRLVQHKIMHTGEKRYECDDCGGAFRSSSSLRVHKRIHTGEKPYKCEECGKAYMSYSSLINHKSTHSGEKNCKCDECGKSFNYSSVLDQHKRIHTGEKPYECGECGKAFRNSSGLRVHKRIHTGEKPYECDICGKTFSNSSGLRVHKRIHTGEKPYECDECGKAFITCRTLLNHKSIHFGDKPYKCDECEKSFNYSSLLIQHKVIHTGEKPYECDECGKAFRNSSGLIVHKRIHTGEKPYKCEVCGKAFSYSSGLAVHKSIHPGKKAHECKDCGKSFSYNSLLLQHKTIHTGERPYVCDLCGKTFRNNSGLKVHRRLHTGEKPYKCDVCGKAYISRSSLKNHKGIHLGEKPYKCSYCEKSFNYSSALEQHKRIHTREKPFGCDECGKAFRNNSGLKVHKRIHTGERPYKCEECGKAYISLSSLINHKSVHPGEKPYKCDECEKAFITYRTLINHKKIHLGEKPYKCDVCEKSFNYTSLLSQHKRVHTREKPYECDRCEKVFRNNSSLKVHKRIHTGEKPYECDVCGKAYISHSSLINHKSTHPGKTPYTCDECGKAFFSSRTLLSHKRVHLGEKPFKCVDCGKSFNYSSLLSQHKRIHTGEKPYICDRCGKAFRNSSGLTVHKRIHTGEKPYECDECGKAYISHSSLINHKSVHRGQQPYNCECGKSFNYRSVLDQHKRIHTGKKPYRCNECGKAFNIRSNLTKHKRTHTGEESLNVINVGSHSDTLQKRTHEGGNALEGTKMSISVGGRAYQVSTQMEEKPYECMNII; this is encoded by the exons A TGTCACATTTGAAGACGAGGGGCACTGAGAATGAGGAATCAACTGAAAAGTATGAAAATgatggaaatgcagaatctgtgTGGCCAAAAGTGGAAGGTTTTCACAAGGATCATATACAGGAATCTAAGGTTGGTGAAACTTGTGATTGGGATAGCAAGGTAGAAAGTCAATTGGACAATCCGGAGGGAAAAAGGAGGATGGAAGACAAAAGTGGCACCAGGGAAAAGATTGGCAAAGCCAAGAACACAGCAAATATAAAGATGGAACAGGAAGATGAGGCATCTGAGAAAAGCTTGTATCCAAGCTCAAAACATATTACACACCAGACTGTCCCTATAGAACAGAtaagcagtgaacaagacaaatgTGTGGAGAACCTTAATGGAAACTCTCATCCTGGTCTCCAGCAGAAAACCAGTGCTGCTAAGAAATCACACAGATGTGAGGAGTGTGGGAAATCGTTCAAATACAATTCGCGCCTTGTTCAACATAAAATTATGCATACTGGGGAAAAACGCTATGAGTGTGATGACTGTGGAGGGGCTTTCCGGAGTAGCTCAAGCCTTCGAGTCCACAAACGGATCCATACTGGGGAGAAACCGTACAAGTGTGAGGAGTGTGGGAAAGCCTACATGTCATACTCCAGCCTTATAAACCATAAAAGCACCCACTCTGGGGAGAAGAACTGTAAATGTGATGAGTGTGGGAAATCCTTCAATTACAGCTCTGTGTTGGACCAGCATAAGAGGATccacacaggggagaagccctacGAATGTGGTGAGTGTGGGAAGGCTTTCAGGAACAGCTCTGGTCTCAGAGTCCACAAAAGGATccacacaggggagaagccctacGAATGTGACATCTGTGGGAAAACTTTCAGTAATAGCTCCGGCCTTAGGGTCCACAAAAGGATACACACAGGCGAGAAACCTTATGAATGCGATgagtgtgggaaggccttcaTTACTTGCAGAACACTTCTAAACCATAAAAGCATCCACTTTGGAGATAAACCTTATAAATGTGATGAGTGTGAGAAATCATTTAATTATAGCTCTCTCCTCATTCAGCATAAAGTcatccacactggagagaaaccttatgaatgtgATGAATGCGGGAAGGCCTTCAGGAACAGCTCAGGCCTTATAGTGCACAAAAGGATCCACAcgggagagaaaccttacaagtGTGAGGTCTGTGGCAAAGCGTTCAGCTATAGCTCAGGCCTCGCAGTTCATAAAAGCATTCACCCTGGGAAGAAAGCTCATGAATGTAAGGATTGTGGAAAATCCTTCAGCTATAACTCACTTCTCCTTCAGCATAAAACCATTCACACTGGAGAGAGACCTTATGTTTGTGACTTGTGTGGGAAAACATTTAGGAACAATTCAGGCCTCAAAGTCCATAGGAGGCTCCATACTGGGGAAAAACCATATAAGTGTGATGTTTGTGGGAAAGCCTATATCTCACGCTCTAGCCTTAAAAACCACAAAGGAATCCATCTTGGGGAGAAGCCCTATAAATGTAGTTATTGTGAGAAGTCTTTCAATTACAGCTCTGCCCTTGAACAACATAAAAGGATTCATACAAGGGAAAAACCTTTTGGATGTGATGagtgtggaaaagccttcagaAATAATTCAGGCCTTAAAGTACATAAACGGATCCACACTGGGGAGAGACCTTACAAATGTgaagaatgtgggaaagcctaCATCTCACTCTCAAGCCTTATAAATCATAAAAGTGTACACCCTGGGGAAAAGCCCTATAAGTGTGATGAGTGTGAAAAAGCTTTCATCACATACCGAACCCTTATAAACCACAAAAAAATCCATCTTGGGGAGAAGCCCTACAAATGTGATGTATGTGAGAAATCTTTTAATTACACTTCACTCCTTTCTCAACACAAAAGGGTCCACACTagagagaaaccttatgaatgtgACAGGTGTGAGAAGGTCTTCAGAAACAACTCAAGCCTTAAAGTGCATAAAAGAATCCACACGGGGGAGAAGCCCTATGAATGTGATGTGTGTGGAAAAGCCTACATCTCACACTCAAGCCTTATTAACCATAAAAGTACCCACCCTGGCAAGACTCCCTACACATGTGATGAATGTGGAAAAGCTTTTTTCTCAAGCAGAACTCTATTAAGCCATAAAAGAGTCCATCTTGGGGAGAAACCCTTCAAATGTGTTGACTGTGGGAAGTCTTTCAATTACAGTTCACTCCTTTCTCAACACAAGAGGATTCACACAGGGGAAAAACCTTATATATGCGATAGGTGTGGAAAGGCATTCAGGAACAGCTCAGGCCTGACAGTGCATAAAAGGATTCATACgggtgagaaaccctatgaatgtgaTGAGTGTGGGAAGGCATACATCTCACACTCAAGTCTTATTAACCATAAAAGTGTCCACCGTGGGCAGCAGCCCTATAATTGTGAGTGTGGGAAATCCTTCAATTACAGATCAGTTCTTGACCAACACAAAAGGATCCACACTGGAAAGAAGCCATACCGATGTAATGAGTGTGGGAAGGCTTTTAATATCAGATCAAATCTCACCAAGCATAAAAGAACCCATACTGGAGAGGAATCTTTAAATGTGATAAATGTGGGAAGTCACAGTGACACATTACAGAAGAGAACTCATGAGGGAGGGAATGCTCTGGAAGGGACCAAGATGAGCATATCTGTAGGAGGCAGAGCTTACCAAGTCTCAactcaaatggaagaaaaaccttatgaatgtaTGAATATCATATAA